A window of Mytilus edulis chromosome 10, xbMytEdul2.2, whole genome shotgun sequence contains these coding sequences:
- the LOC139491701 gene encoding ashwin-like, protein MEESVEKEIEKNAVPNLLYPELMSVGDLISVLEQRYIQNEDLSSLCKEGLVELYYRYVLPLPQRKYRMNRRGREMTKKQVIMAKKRKIAINDDNEPPKKKSSVDSNSRLISSYNISSAASDRLKPPPSCIDFTKKKISLSSKNKTEQSLTAKLENANLNNDNKEGKDTQTLRKKIIKITLDSSSTENDKSVSPDMPKKIKLNSSTCSDASEENQKSKKIKLNSPTSPNKAASFQSSVSLINKHLGGKTDLNHKEEHSTVNNKSENTKPISPTEESSKKKSKISRVSWP, encoded by the exons ATGGAGGAAAGTGTGGAAAAAGAAATCGAAAAAAATGCTGTTCCCAATTTATTATATCCAGAATTGATGTCAGTTGGAGATTTGATTTCAGTTTTAGAACAA AGATACATACAAAATGAAGACTTGTCATCGCTATGCAAGGAAGGCTTAGTAGAACTCTATTATAGATATGTATTACCACTTCCTCAGAGGAAATATCGTATGAACAGACGGGGACGGGAGATGACCAAGAAACAGGTCATAATGGCAAAGAAGAGAAAGATCGCAATTAATGATGATAATGAACCTCCAAAAAA GAAATCATCTGTTGATTCGAATTCAAGACTTATTTCATCCTACAATATTTCATCTGCTGCTAGTGATCGACTGAAGCCACCACCATCTTGTATAGACTTTACCAAGAAGAAAATTTCATTAAGTTCTAAAAATAAAACTGAGCAGAGTTTAACGGCAAAGCTTGAAAATGCTAATTTAAATAATGACAATAAAGAAGGCAAAGATACACAAACATTacgaaagaaaattataaaaattacattAGATTCATCATCAACAGAGAATGACAAAAGTGTATCACCTGACATGCCAAAGAAAATTAAACTCAACTCATCAACATGTAGTGACGCAAGTGAAGAAAATCAGAAATCTAAGAAAATTAAATTGAATTCACCAACTTCTCCAAATAAAGCAGCAAGTTTTCAGTCATCTGTTAGTCTTATCAACAAACATTTGGGTGGAAAAACAGACCTAAACCATAAAGAAGAGCACAGTACAGTCAACAATAAATCAGAAAATACAAAG CCAATTTCACCAACAGAAGAATCTTCGAAGAAGAAGTCTAAGATCAGCAGAGTTTCATGGCCATAA